The stretch of DNA TTCAAAATTCATGATTTGGTttggatttgttttttttttttttgcagggaATTGACGgttgaagagaaagtaaaaaaagaagaagaagatgttgACGAAGTTTGAGACGAAGAGCAATCGAGTGAAAGGACTGAGTTTCCACACTAAGAGGCCTTGGATCTTAGCCAGTCTACACAGTGGTGTGATCCAATTATGGGACTATCGAATGGGGACTTTGATTGATCGATTCGACGAACATGACGGCCCTGTTCGCGGTGTCCATTTCCACATGTCTCAACCTTTGTTTGTCTCTGGAGGTTCGTATTTCGTCTCTTTGCGCCTCGGTTTTGATCCTTGCTACATAAATCTGGTCGATTATTTTAGTGATCTATGTTTTCTTGTTACTTTATGGAATTTGAGAAATCCAAGGCATATGATAATGCTGGATCGAGAATTACTATAGAACATGTAGTTGGACTTGATTTAGAACTTCTAGACCTTATGTTGCTGAGTGATGAATGTCAATTGAACCATAGATGGAATTATAGGAGAAATTCATATATGATATAGATTTATTCggtagttttatatatttatgctTTTTTATTTGGCCCCAAAAATAAGCTGAAAAAGCTGTTATTGGTGAGTACTGACAGCAAGAAGCAAACATTGAATTAGCTCTGAAAAGGATTATAACTAGCACCTGATCTCCTGTTTAGTGTGTCTATCAGCTGCAGCAGTGAAGCTTTGAACCATAATTAAGTGTCCTTCACAATTTGCTTGATAGCAGAAGCCTGAGATGATATTTTGCCTGACCATACATGTTGATTCCTAGGTTACAAAATATAGTAGATATAGAGTACCAGACAAGGAAGTAAAGAAACAAGTAAATTAGTTATGAAAGGAATTCGAGACTGCAAAGATAACAATATAATTCTGGCTGACAGGCTATCTAGTGAAATAACTTGCTGTTCAACCTTGCACCTTAGATGCTAAACTTGTGTGTGAATAGATTTATTGCTGAGAAGGGATGCTATTGAGttcataattttgaaaatttctagcCCTGGTCAACTTGGGCAAGGAGGGTCTGGATTTGAAAACTTTTTGGCTCAAAAAAGTCTTATTTTTTGGTGCTACGATTTTCTTTTACAGAGCATAGGGATCTTGTGCGATAGAAGTGATACTAAAAATTGATGTTTTTGTTTTCAGGGGATGACTACAAGATAAAGGTCTGGAACTACAAGTTGCATAGATGTGTTTTTACCCTTCTTGGACATCTTGACTATATTCGAACTGTGCAGTTTCATCATGAGAATCCTTGGATTGTGAGTGCCAGTGATGATCAGACTATCCGCATATGGAACTGGCAGTCGCGAACTTGTATCTCTGTGTTAACTGGTCATAATCATTATGTTATGTGTGCATCATTCCATCCTAAAGAGGACCTTGTCGTGTCGGCCTCCCTTGATCAGACTGTTCGAGTTTGGGATATTGGTTCCTTGAATAAGAAAACTGCCTCTCCAGCAGATGATATTTTACGTTTCAGTCAGATGAACTCAGAACTTTTTGGTGGCGTTGATGCAGTTGTTAAATATGTGTTGGAAGGTCATGACAGAGGAGTAAATTGGGCTGCATTTCATCCCACCTTACCTTTGATAGTCTCTGGAGCAGATGATCGCCAAGTGAAATTATGGCGTATGAATGGTAATTATAGGAAAACCACGCCTTCTTCtccatttatatttcattttctagATGTGTTGATTAATGCTTTTTGTAAACTCACATTGGCCAATTAAAATCTTCATATAAATTTacctttttccttttaaattttatatatgcaGCATAGCCCTTGCTTTTATAGCCAAGCTACCTCAATTTCTCCATTATATATTCTGCACCTGAGTATTTAGACCCCTAAATTTATTGTGGGATCAAGTAAATTGTTTATTTCTTTGCAGAGACAAAGGCTTGGGAAGTGGATACCTTTAGAGGACACATGAATAACGTATCATGTGTTTTGTTCCATTCCAAATTAGACATCATTGTATCTAATTCCGAGGATAAAAGTATTCGTGTGTGGGATGTAACAAAGAGAACTGGACTTCAAACTTTCCGTCGAGAACATGACAGGTTCTGGATTCTTGCTGTTCATCCTGAGATGAATGTTTTGGCAGCTGGACATGACAGTGGCATGATTGTATTTAAGCTAGAGAGAGAGCGTCCAGCTTTTGCAGTGAGTGGGGAATCTCTGTTTTATGCCAAGGATCGGTTTTTAAGGTGTTATGACTTTTCAACTCAAAGAGAGGCACAAGTTATTCCAATTCGACGGCCTGGTTCCGCAAGTCTGAATCAAAGTCCAAGAACTCTTTCCTACAGTCCTACTGAAAATGCTGTTCTTATCTGCTCAGATGTGGATGGAGGATCTTATGAATTGTATGTGATACCAAAAGATAGCTTTGGCAGGGGAGAGATGCAGGAGGCAAAGAAAGGTCTTGGTAGTTCTGCTATATTTGTAGCTCGTAACCGGTTTGCTGCTCTTGACAAAGGCAACAATCAAGTCTTGATCAAGAATTTAAAGAATGAGGTGGTTAAAAAGAGTGGCCTTCCAGTGCCTACAGATGCAATATTTTATGCTGGAACAGGTAACTTGTTGTGTCGATCAGAGGATAGAGTAGTTATATTTGATCTCCAGCAGAGGCTTGTTCTTGGTGATCTTCAAACCCCTTTGGTGAAATATGTTGTTTGGTCTAATGACACGGAGAATGTTGCTTTACTCAGCAAGCATACGATTGTCATAACTAACAAGAAGCTTGTTCACCGGTGCACTCTTCATGAGACAATACGTGTAAAGAGTGGAGCCTGGGATGACAATGGTATTTTTATCTACTCCACCCTCAACCATATAAAATACTGCCTCCCGAATGGAGATTGTGGAATAATTCGAACGCTTGAGGTTCCAATATACATAACAAAGGTTTCTGGAAATACTATATTTTGCTTGGATCGTGATGGGAAGAATAAGGCTATAGTCATTGATGCTACTGAATACATTTTCAAGCTCTCTCTGCTTCGGAAGAGATATGATCAGGTTATGAGTATGATAAGGAACTCTCAGCTATGTGGTGAAGCCATGATTGCTTATCTGCAACAGAAAGGGTTTCCTGAGGTGGCTCTCCATTTTGTGAAAGATGAGAAAACACGCTTTAATTTGGCTCTCGAGAGTGGGAACATTCAAATTGCTGTTGCATCAGCTAAGGAGATCGATGACAAAGATCGTTGGTATAGATTGGGTGTGGAGGCCCTTCGCCAAGGCAATGCAGGTATAGTGGAATATGCCTACCAGAGGACAAAGAACTTTGAGAGGCTGTCTTTTCTTTATCTCATAAATGGTAACCTAGAAAAGCTGTCCAAGATGCTGAAAATTGCGGAAGTTAAGAATGATGTTATGGGTCAATTTCACAATGCTTTGTATCTTGGCGATATAAAGGAACGTGTTAAGATCTTGGAGAATGCTGGTCACTTGCCTCTTGCTTATGTTACAGCGTCAGTCCATGGGCTACAGGATGTGGCTGATAGGTTAGCAGCTGAGTTGGGTGATGATGTCCTTCCTTTGCCAACAGGGAAGGAACCGTCCTTATTGATGCCTCCAACCCCCGTTGTGTCTGGTAGTGATTGGCCTCTTTTGAGAGTTATGAAAGGCATATTCGAAGGTGGATTGGATAGTATTGGCAGGGGTGGTGTGGATGAAGAGGAGGGTGCAGAAGGTGATTGGGGTGAGGATCTTGATGTGGTCGATGTTGATGGCTTGCAAAATGGGGATGTTGCTGCAGTTCTGGAAGATGGGGAAGTGGCTGAAGAAAATGAAGAGGAGGGTGGATGGGACCTTGAAGACTTGGAACTCCCTCCTGAGGTTGAGACACCAAGGGTTTCTAACAATGCTCGTTCATCTGTTTTTGTGGCACCAACTCCTGGTATGCCTGTGAGTCAAATTTGGACTCAAAGATCATCTCTTGCTGCTGATCATGCAGCAGCAGGCAATTTTGATACAGCAATGCGTTTGCTGAGCAGGCAACTTGGAATAAGAAATTTTGCTCCTTTGAAATCCATGTTTCTTGATCTTCATGCTGGCAGCCATAGCTATCTTCGTGCACTTTCATCTGCTCCTGTGGTGTCATTGGCAATTGAGAGGGGGTGGAGTGAGTCTGGTAGTCCTAATGTGAGGTCTCCACCGGCCCTCGTGTTCAATTTTTCTCAGTTGGATGAAAAGCTGAAGGCTGGTTACAAGGCAACAACGGCTGGAAAATTCACCGAGGCTCTTCGGCTCTTTCTCAGCATTCTTCATACGATTCCATTTATTGTTGTGGAATCAAGGAGGGAAGTTGATGAAGTCAAGGAGTTAATTATTATCGCTAAGGAGTACGTTCTTGGTATGCAGATGGAGCTTAAGCGAAGAGAAATGAAAGACAATCCAGTCCGGCAACAGGAGCTTGCTGCCTACTTCACCCACTGCAACCTTCAATTGCCTCACCTAAGACTTGCTCTGTTAAATGCAATGACCGTCTGCTACAAGGCAAAGAACCTGGCTACAGCAGCTAACTTTGCCAGACGTCTACTAGAAACAAACCCCACAAATGAGAATCAAGCTAAGACCGCGAGGCAAGTGCTACAAGCTGCTGAGAGGAATATGACTGATGCCTCTCAACTAAACTATGATTTCAGAAACCCATTCGTGACATGTGGGGCAACTTATGTGCCAATTTACAGAGGACAGAAGGATGTATCATGCCCATATTGCACCGCTCGCTTTGTACCTAGTCAGGGTGGACAATTGTGTACGGTGTGTGATCTTGCAGTGGTCGGGGCAGATGCTTCAGGGTTGCTTTGTTCGCCTTCACAGGTACGATAAAAAGCTTCCAAATTTTAATATACTTTTGAACTGTATTCTGCTGATCCTTATGTCTGCAAAAACGTTCACGTTGATCGATTCATATCTTCTATTCcgtttttttttgtctttattcCCTTAATAGAGTTCCTTAGGATTTCATAAGCAAGAACGTAACTGGAATTATAGAATTTTCAGTCTATTCTGGTATAATTGTTCAGCTGTTTCATATTTCATAGACAAGAATGGCACAGTTGTGGAGGCCTTGATAATGGATTATATGTGACATGTAGAACTTGAACACATAAGGTTTGATGTTGCGATTTAAGGGATATTCATTCTTCTGAGTTTTGATTGGTTGGCACCTCAATCTCATTGTAAAGGTCGGATTATGGTTTTAATCCTTATAGAATGCTGAAATTTAGGATTTAACACCTTGGTCCCTGTACTTTTTTTGCAAATTTGGgaacttttacttttatttcaaggAGTTCAGTCATTCTactttttttagatttaaaaatacaACACAAGTCCAATTGTTTTGGTCttttaaatttaggttcattgcaatattttcttttacatagATATTAAGTGaggatttcttttattttaaattgtcacaccaacaaaatttaaaaaaaaaaaggattttagaggtgttaataattagacttgaattttgaaatctataAAGTCAgaataaattcttgaaaataaaagtataaggagaTTCCAAATGTATGAATGTACAAAGAATATAAGGACTTGGAAGtatattttaatctaatttggtttttgtttttttttgtttttttttgtttttcataatATTATTAACGTTATTAATTACTGTGGTTAAACTTTAAAGTGGTGATGTAGCTCTTTTGTATATGCTGTTCACTTATAAGTGTATGTTGGAGATGGataaattcaacattttaaaaaaatcatataatttaaggaataatatttttatatgatatcCAAATATGTATTGAGGACATTAATATTTTAGAAAAGAGTATGCTTTTAGCCTTTTATGCTTTAGTTATGTTACTTCGACATGAATCTTCTTTAGTGGAAACGTGGGAAAAGCTTTTCCAATTGCTTACTTTTACTGCCACTCTCTTTTAAGACACTATctatatgaaataatttatagaatgtgaatattgatatattaagtagtttcccaaaagaaattaaaaatttatataaatcctAAACATGATTATCAtgcattttttaaagaaaaaaaagttttagtacaataaatttgattttctttgaggtttttcataattctttttataaaaaaaaaaccagaaaagGCACATGCAACATTAGTGAGGACATTTTGTTAGGCCCAGTTTTAAGAATCCTTTGCCGACTTTGCCTTTTGCACGTGCGTTGGAATCTCTCCCAAAGCGGACCAAATCCGACAGTAATGACCCAAATCCACTGGAAAAAAGGACCAAAGTTTCCCCTTCTCTTCATGTATttctaaaattaataataaaatgctaatgAAGCATTCCCACAGTCCGCAAAGGCTCGTTTTATTTTTGTGTGAGGTTTATCCGATTCTTTTcggatttgatttgattttggcgTGCATCCGtgatttctttttaaaacacgcatttgttaataaatatttttaatagcgCTAAATACAAGTTCACGTTTCGTCAACTGGACTGATGTAAGGATATGACACAACGCTTAACTTTGAAGATTCAAATTTGAAGTtcaataaatcaattttaaaatctgaCTCATCGTTCGAGGACTTTTTAGTGAATTAACCCAAGCAAAGAGGTCAGGAAGTTAATTGGAAATCTTCTTTGACACGTGGCTTACAACTATTGGTGGGAAAGACGTGGACCTATTTACAACTACTAACTTGTGATCCTCAATCCTTTCTTAAAGGAAACTCAAATCACTCGAAAACAAAACACCTACCATTAAGATAGagagatagagagagagagagagagaagaaaatgGAGAAGCCAAGCAAATCTTATGGTGTTGTTTTACCTACAATGGATGAAGATCATGAAGAATTTGTTTTCATTGAAGAAGattatgatgttgatgataatcTTTCCCATTGGGAATTCATTGATTCCTCCGTTACCGATTCTGATGATGCCGATGATGATGTATCGTTTCATCGTGGTGAATTATCCAGAAGAAACGTAGAGTCGTTTATCCCTTTCACTTTCCCTTTTCCCCCTATAACGGAGGTGAAAAAGTCCATCCCAATTCCTGCTCCGATTCAAGATACTGATGATCATGATCCATCACATGATGGATCTGATGATCAAGATGATGATGTTGATGCATCATTTCATCGTGATGAATTATCGAGAAGAAGAAACTTAGTGTTCGGTATGCCTTTCCCTTTTCCCCCTTTAACGGAGGTGAAACAGTTCAACCTGATGCATGATCATGATAATGATGATCATGATCCATCACATGATGATGCATCGTTTCATCGTGATGAAGTATCGAGAAGAAACTTAGTGTACGGTATGCCTTTCCCTTTTCCTCCTCTAACGGAGGTGGAAAAGTTTATCCCGTTCCCTGCTCCGATTCAAGATAATGATGATCATCATCCATCACATGATGGATCTGATGATCAAGACGATGTTGATGATGATTATGGATGCGATTTGGATGATGAATTGGTTCCAAAGGCATTGAGTGGGAAATTTGGAAGGCAAAGGATGAGGAAATTAGGGAAAAGGGCATTCGCGAAGATGAACACTTCAAAGAAATCGCCGTATCTGCATGTGAAGCCTGGATGCGTTCATGGAAAGCATGGGCTTGGATTAAAGCACAGTTTCTAGGTAAATCAACAAGATTTTAGATCTTTTAATTGGGTTAATcttcatttgaatttttttaaagttgtaattattagggtttttaatttaatttgatttgatttgacatTAGGCTTATTTAGATTTGGTTACTTGTTAATAACaacctaattattattattaattaggcTTCTTCCAtgttctatatatatttttaatagatcTGATTTGTagtctctctttcttttttcttctgatTTTGATTGCTTCAATGTTGATAATCTAATGAACTTTTTGAAGTTCAAACAATTCCTAAATATTATTTGTCaagaaattaatttgaaatttttttttaaaaatgttaactgatctattataattatattaaagtgAATTGTGATTTAGTATCctatcaacaaaatcaaaattttgaattggtATAAGAATTCACAATCTCAAAGCTTAATATTAATATGTctattaatatttttcttaatataaatttaagagtttataaataattttaaatattgtatcaaaaaaataTCCGAATGttcctcttattttatttttttagaaagaaaattctaaaatgtcacCTGTGGGATCTTGGGGAAAGTTGGGGTTGTTTTAtgtgtgtttgaaaagttttgacaATGAAAATGAAATCCAAAGTTAAATCATTTGATCAATTCCTTTGACTTGTGCCTTATAAAACTTCGGTCATGTTAAGTAATGcgtaaactactaaaatagtcacttttgtttggttcatgttacattttagtcacttttgtttgaaatgttacgttttagtcacttatgttatcatgttgtaacattttagtcactgagtcgttaGTTTCTGTTAAcggtgttgacaccattttttgaatgaaaacggggtcgacttgggttttaaaaaagaaatgggagtcgccaccaatccttttttatgaggtgtgattggatcacctcgaaaagtggttgtttttaataaacgatttgattttattaaaacaacaagtttggtccacgaaattcagaaaaacgggttcgggagtcggttacgtacgaggaaggattagcaccctcgatatgcctaaaattggtacctagttgattacttaatgtcttaatatcgaaaattgagaactttgaagaattttaaaaatacgatccttatattaaaacgttaaaaattttcaagaaaagggACACATTTCACGCTATTCGAGAAAGAAAATCAtattcagtaagttaggacacaatgtctcgaatttccgatacgcgaatgaatgcCGAAAATTTAAAAAGGTATTTAATTATTTCAGATTAAAAAaaggatcacgaccagtaagttaggacgcgatcttttttaattcccgagatcatttaaaacttgagtttgaaaagatccgtgtaataaaatttaaaagaatattcaattgtttaaatcaaataaagaaaTCGCAACctaatacattagggcacaatttctctaaatattaaacattgaatattgcatttatttcgaaATTTTCTCGTCTTGAGAAAACAATGTGTTATATCCAATGCGTTAGTACAtaacgtattgaattctcgataacgagctttttgtcattttaaaagagtaatctcgattatttaaattcaacgaagaaaatcggaacccaatacgttagggctcgattttcTCGAAAATCGcaaataccgagtattacttatatttttaaaatttcttttttgaaattcgAGTGCAAAGATACAATGTGACAACAATGCTAATAATGTGAGTAAAATAACACGAGCAAaacataaaatgaataaataataagaccaataaaagagaaaataatcaAGCGGGCACAATAATAAATGATAAACAGATAAAAATTAAAACGGAAATAATAATAACAGACATGTAAACAAATAAAGTAAATGAACGAAACGAtagaaatatgaaaatataaaggatatatatatgtacaaaattatgaaaatatgaagaacatATGTATGTACacatattttaaaactatttacaTGAAAATATAAGTAAGTATGCatgtacatataaatatgtatatatacttataaagaattagaaaatatgtatatagatataagtatatgtatataagttaaaaataagtatgtatatatacatatatatgtatgtgaactAAACTATATgggtatatatacatatgtatatgtatgtaaaatgataaacataaaaaatatatttataacaaataaaaatgtacGTATATACAACGAAGTTTGAAaccaaaataaacaataataataaataataataatattattattaacaaaaataataaaaaaatcataaaaatacaagTGAATAGATGAAAATATATGGGGAAAACCAAAATATCTTTAAACTtgttacataaatataaatagaaatatataaatgatataaataataatagtaataataataatgttaattaattaaaaaaaagcaagtataaaggactaaatcgaactaacAGACGGAAAATTGGGGAGGgttcgaaataaaaaaagaattgatTTGAATGCGTGAATAGCCTAGAGGGACTAAAAGGGTTATAATCCCCACCCTCTAAAACGGTGTCATTTTAATAAACCCATGCACATAAATCccagactaaattgaaacaaaaatcaaaactttgTGGTCAAAATTAGAAAATAACATAGAACCACATTAAAACAGAACGCAAAGGAGGAGGGACCTATAGCGCAAATAGTCCCCTAggtgaaaacacgcggatcctggtcGGACGGGTCGGATAGGGTCCGATCCatatcaaaacgacgtcgttttggagtgTTCTGAACCccaccaaaacggcgccgttttaacaTCCTACATAAgtaaaattttttacaaaaaaatcatttttcctttctttcaacAAAAAAAAGCTTCAAAATTCTCTCTCAACTCCCTCCACTTTTTCCAGAAACCGGCCAAGAGTCCGGCCGTTGGCCACCGCACCGGCCGCTGATCGCTGGTGCCGgcgccgccgtgcacggcggcgATGAGACCAAAAGTCTCCCCTTTTCTCACCGAATCGTCTCCTCGGCCTTCTGAGCGCTCCGGCGGCGACCAAAAAGGTAAAAAAGagcttcctttttttatttttgtttcgaaataaaataaaataaaataaacggaaaagaaaaaaaacaaccttttttatttcttttttcttcaaatcTTACAAGAGTTACAAAAAGAGATCTCTTTTTTTTACAAAAGACCAGATCGATTCTCCCCAAATCCGTTCAAAAATGGGTCTTTTATAACCCTCTTTTttacatattcttttatttttcttgctatCATCCCTTTTCTCTGGATTTTGCAGGCATTTAATAGGCATGGCGGTGGGTCGGTGCCAGAGAGTTGAGGTGACAGAAGCAGGTGGTTGTAGCGGTGGCAAGTGGGGCACTAGggtgcagcggctagggttaggggggctaggttttttcttttgttttttctgaAAAAGGGTATTGGGTTTTGATAATTGGGCTAGGTTTGGGTTGTATTTGGGTTTGGTTtaatttgggcttattgggctacTTGGGCTGTTTAATTTTGGGTCTGCTGGTATGGGCCGGGTAAATTTGGGCtctacagttgcccctctttgctttattgtcgtgtaacgggaatgaagcaaagactaaaaaagaccaaatttgcccgatCTCGCCAAGCCTTAACTTCTCTTGACACTTCTCTTCAAGTAGCTTCACTCCAGTCTGCagcgtcttgttgcttcgatccactccactgcacttcaaagagatctgacttgtagcttcaatcttcttcgcaGCAATTTTAGGGGGATAAAGTTTGTGGTTTTAGTCTATCCCACTGCAACATTAGAGATATAAGACTTGCTATGATAAATTTAATCCGacttactgcaacttcagaggtataggcaTTGGCGCTTCGGCCCACTCCGCAACGtcggggagatagaattactggcttcaaagTACTCCATTGTAACCTTAGGGAGGTAAAATTCGCCAtattcgatctactccactactgcttagggagataagatctataatcttcaatctattccactgcctaCTAGGGAGATAAAATCACTGgattcaatgtactccactgtaatcacagggaggtaaaatctgccattacttgatctactccactactgcttagggagacatgatctgaaatcttcaacctactccactactgcttagggagataggatttgcaatcttcagtctgctccgctgtcaatgcaggaaggcaagatctgttatctttgaccTGCTCGActacaaccgatggaggcaaggtttgtgtcttcgatctgcttcgctgtcaatgtaggaatgcaagatctgctattttttacCTGCTTCCCTACAACCGAGGGAGGTAAAGTTTGTATTTTCGACCTGCTTCGCtttcaatgcaggaaggcaagatcttttgtcttcaaccagctccatcacaaccgagagaggcaaggtttgtgtcttcgacctgcttcgctgtcaatgcaggaaggcaagatcttttgtcttcaaccagctccatcacaaccgagagaggcaaggtttgagtcttcgacctgcttcactTTCAATGCatgaaggcaagatcttttgtcttcaactagctccatcacaaccgagagaggcaaggtttgtgtcttcgacctgcttcgctgtcaatgcaggaatgcaagatcttttgtctttaaccagctccatcacaaccgagagaggcaaggtttgagacttcgacctgcttcgctgtcaatgcaggaaggcaagatcttttgtcttcaacaagctctatcacaaccgagagaggcaaggtttgagtcttcgatctgcttcgctgttaatgaaggaaggcaagatcttttgtcttcaaccagctccatcacaaccgagagaggcaaggtttgagtcttcgacctgcttcgctgtcaatgcatgaaggcaagatcttttgtcttcaactagctccatcacaaccgagagaggcaaggtttatgtcttcgatctgcttcaccgcCAATgaaggaaggcaagatcttttgtcttcaaccagctccatcacaaccgagagaggcaatgTTTATGTTTTCGACCTGCttcactgtcaatgcaggaaggaaAGATTTgtaacttcattgatctgttctctagggaacatgacctgtatgttctattttatgaacctaattgcgcctagtgattaggatgacatgatcagaatgactcaaatgctcctaactagatgtgtatgaatgacatttgaatgaatgcaaaatgtcatgaaaatgatt from Gossypium hirsutum isolate 1008001.06 chromosome D04, Gossypium_hirsutum_v2.1, whole genome shotgun sequence encodes:
- the LOC107898574 gene encoding coatomer subunit alpha-1; this encodes MLTKFETKSNRVKGLSFHTKRPWILASLHSGVIQLWDYRMGTLIDRFDEHDGPVRGVHFHMSQPLFVSGGDDYKIKVWNYKLHRCVFTLLGHLDYIRTVQFHHENPWIVSASDDQTIRIWNWQSRTCISVLTGHNHYVMCASFHPKEDLVVSASLDQTVRVWDIGSLNKKTASPADDILRFSQMNSELFGGVDAVVKYVLEGHDRGVNWAAFHPTLPLIVSGADDRQVKLWRMNETKAWEVDTFRGHMNNVSCVLFHSKLDIIVSNSEDKSIRVWDVTKRTGLQTFRREHDRFWILAVHPEMNVLAAGHDSGMIVFKLERERPAFAVSGESLFYAKDRFLRCYDFSTQREAQVIPIRRPGSASLNQSPRTLSYSPTENAVLICSDVDGGSYELYVIPKDSFGRGEMQEAKKGLGSSAIFVARNRFAALDKGNNQVLIKNLKNEVVKKSGLPVPTDAIFYAGTGNLLCRSEDRVVIFDLQQRLVLGDLQTPLVKYVVWSNDTENVALLSKHTIVITNKKLVHRCTLHETIRVKSGAWDDNGIFIYSTLNHIKYCLPNGDCGIIRTLEVPIYITKVSGNTIFCLDRDGKNKAIVIDATEYIFKLSLLRKRYDQVMSMIRNSQLCGEAMIAYLQQKGFPEVALHFVKDEKTRFNLALESGNIQIAVASAKEIDDKDRWYRLGVEALRQGNAGIVEYAYQRTKNFERLSFLYLINGNLEKLSKMLKIAEVKNDVMGQFHNALYLGDIKERVKILENAGHLPLAYVTASVHGLQDVADRLAAELGDDVLPLPTGKEPSLLMPPTPVVSGSDWPLLRVMKGIFEGGLDSIGRGGVDEEEGAEGDWGEDLDVVDVDGLQNGDVAAVLEDGEVAEENEEEGGWDLEDLELPPEVETPRVSNNARSSVFVAPTPGMPVSQIWTQRSSLAADHAAAGNFDTAMRLLSRQLGIRNFAPLKSMFLDLHAGSHSYLRALSSAPVVSLAIERGWSESGSPNVRSPPALVFNFSQLDEKLKAGYKATTAGKFTEALRLFLSILHTIPFIVVESRREVDEVKELIIIAKEYVLGMQMELKRREMKDNPVRQQELAAYFTHCNLQLPHLRLALLNAMTVCYKAKNLATAANFARRLLETNPTNENQAKTARQVLQAAERNMTDASQLNYDFRNPFVTCGATYVPIYRGQKDVSCPYCTARFVPSQGGQLCTVCDLAVVGADASGLLCSPSQVR